From one Mya arenaria isolate MELC-2E11 chromosome 4, ASM2691426v1 genomic stretch:
- the LOC128233096 gene encoding suppressor of tumorigenicity 14 protein-like, with product MKCLTYLTLFAFLGYAFAIQTYYLDQRCGSTLNFPYYSLDAVRLKLTSNINYRSNMDCLMTVNTTSSKKFMLYFKSIAIESSVSCTRDWLEVFDGPNVNSRYVSGLSYRQCGFSISSQVFKTSGNSLTLRFQSDSSFQYSGFDMVITSYHTGYCYSDEHDCDNGRCISDTLTCNGYNPCGDYSDCPLAGGVIAGIVVGCFFFCVFATLFLIICRRRRLRYHREPTHVQVVANTTPGYGTPGQGYNQPVPQQYGAVPYPQGQQPPTYQ from the exons ATGAagtgtttaacttatttgacaCTATTCGCATTTCTTGGATATGCTTTTGCCATCCAGACAT ACTACTTGGATCAACGATGTGGAAGCACCTTGAATTTTCCTTACTATTCTCTTGACGCCGTACGCCTTAAGTTGACGTCAAACATTAATTACAGGTCCAACATGGACTGTTTAATGACTGTTAATACCACATCATCCAAAAAGTTCATGCTTTATTTCAAG agCATTGCAATAGAGTCGAGCGTCAGCTGTACCCGAGACTGGCTTGAGGTCTTTGATGGCCCAAACGTCAATTCACGCTACGTATCAG GACTGAGCTACCGACAATGCGGCTTCTCAATTAGTTCCCAGGTTTTCAAAACGAGCGGGAACTCCCTCACTCTCCGTTTCCAAAGCGACTCGTCCTTCCAATACAGTGGCTTTGACATGGTCATCACATCCTACCATACTG GCTATTGCTATTCCGATGAGCATGACTGTGACAATGGGCGGTGTATCTCGGACACGCTGACATGTAACGGTTATAACCCTTGCGGGGATTACTCAGATTGCCCTCTGGCGGGAGGGGTCATTGCTGGAATCGTCGTTGGCTGCTTCTTTTTCTGCGTCTTCGCCACTTTATTCCTTATTATTTGTCGGCGCAGACGACTCAGATAT CACCGAGAACCAACTCACGTGCAAGTCGTTGCCAACACGACTCCGGGGTATGGAACTCCCGGGCAGGGCTACAACCAACCCGTCCCCCAACAATACGGTGCCGTGCCCTACCCCCAGGGTCAGCAACCACCGACCTACCAGTGA
- the LOC128233098 gene encoding low-density lipoprotein receptor-related protein 12-like, with protein MCVVTYITLCWLSGYTFAIHTYFMNQHCGTTIDFRKMSLHAIKLHLTTNSVYLPKLDCTMTVNATSTMQFMLYFKKMDISCDHDWLELHDGLSVSSPYVNGFTYRQCGHFFRHKVYTTSENAITVRFHSNSSVGSRGFAMVLTAFHTGNCKSKEYHCNNGRCIADSLVCNGYNPCGDDSDCILTGTEIVGIIVGTLVFFGTIIGLIFCFWRTCRYRYVSGPRHVVGYRTLDQGYDQPIPQQYGAT; from the exons ATGTGTGTTGTTACTTACATAACCCTCTGCTGGCTATCTGGGTACACGTTTGCGATCCACACAT ACTTCATGAATCAGCACTGTGGAACGACAATAGACTTTCGGAAAATGTCGCTACATGCCATCAAATTACATTTGACTACAAACAGTGTGTACCTCCCCAAACTAGACTGTACCATGACTGTTAATGCCACTTCAACTATGCAGTTTATGCTGTACTTTAAG AAAATGGATATCAGTTGCGATCACGACTGGTTGGAACTCCATGATGGCCTGTCAGTATCGTCGCCCTATGTGAATG GTTTTACCTACCGACAGTGCGGACACTTTTTTCGCCACAAAGTTTACACAACTTCCGAGAACGCCATCACAGTTCGTTTCCATAGCAACAGTTCCGTTGGGTCCAGAGGTTTTGCCATGGTCCTGACAGCCTTCCATACCG GTAACTGCAAATCAAAAGAGTACCACTGTAACAACGGTCGATGTATTGCGGACTCGCTTGTCTGTAATGGCTACAACCCTTGTGGTGACGATTCTGATTGTATCCTCACGGGCACAGAAATCGTTGGGATCATTGTGGGAACTTTAGTTTTCTTTGGCACCATCATAggattgattttttgtttttggagaACATGCCGGTATAGATAC GTCTCTGGTCCTAGACACGTGGTAGGGTATAGAACACTTGATCAGGGATATGACCAGCCCATTCCGCAACAATATGGTGCCACATAA